A genomic segment from Modestobacter roseus encodes:
- a CDS encoding sulfatase family protein, producing MRRPNVLWISTHDINPHLGCYQGVYPGAEYAVTPRLDQLAAEGVVYDNAFASAPVCAPSRSAIYTGCHPVSIGTMHMRTKAVPPPEVKLFTEYFRAAGYYTTNNWFTDFQVQTPGTAFDDCSETAHWRNRPTGDTPFFATFQGMITHESQIYLDDEAFAARTSHVRPEQRHDPAAAPLPPYHPDTPVFRRAWARYADLITEMDHWAGEILDQLAEDGLADDTVVVFWSEHGLGMPRGKRWSYESGLREPLIVRWPGVLAPGQRRTELIQLMDLAPTMLEVCGIPVPEHVQATPFLARDGGFLVQNEYAFGGRDRMDVQEDTCRTVRDARYRYIRNLHPDRSGMQHCEYPDHLATWAELRRLHSLEGNQLAAGQVRDVLTPLQRSVVAASKPAEELYDLQADPHETTDLATDPAHAAVLDRLRGALDRWLEEYGDLGQLPEDELLEQWRPGGRARSTDAPRVAIEDGRLVAACSTPGASIGWTTDPVGETVPAGFLAGAIGAPEQDGRYWRLYSGPVELPAVERVWVRAWRLGHAPSDAVAVAVAVD from the coding sequence GTGCGGCGACCGAACGTGCTCTGGATCAGCACCCACGACATCAACCCCCACCTCGGGTGCTACCAGGGCGTGTACCCGGGTGCCGAGTACGCCGTCACCCCCCGGCTGGACCAGCTGGCCGCCGAGGGCGTCGTCTACGACAACGCCTTCGCCAGCGCGCCGGTGTGCGCGCCGTCCCGGTCGGCGATCTACACCGGCTGCCACCCGGTCTCGATCGGGACCATGCACATGCGGACGAAGGCAGTGCCCCCGCCGGAGGTGAAGCTCTTCACCGAGTACTTCCGGGCGGCCGGCTACTACACGACCAACAACTGGTTCACCGACTTCCAGGTGCAGACGCCCGGCACCGCGTTCGACGACTGCAGCGAGACGGCGCACTGGCGCAACCGGCCGACCGGCGACACCCCGTTCTTCGCCACCTTCCAGGGCATGATCACCCACGAGTCGCAGATCTACCTGGACGACGAGGCGTTCGCCGCACGGACGTCCCACGTGCGGCCCGAGCAGCGGCACGACCCCGCGGCGGCGCCGCTGCCGCCGTACCACCCCGACACCCCGGTCTTCCGGCGGGCCTGGGCGCGCTACGCCGACCTGATCACCGAGATGGACCACTGGGCGGGGGAGATCCTCGACCAGCTGGCGGAGGACGGGCTGGCCGACGACACCGTCGTCGTCTTCTGGAGCGAGCACGGGCTGGGCATGCCGCGCGGCAAGCGCTGGTCCTACGAGAGCGGGCTGCGTGAGCCGCTGATCGTGCGCTGGCCGGGCGTCCTCGCCCCCGGGCAGCGGCGCACCGAGCTGATCCAGCTGATGGACCTCGCGCCGACCATGCTGGAGGTCTGCGGCATCCCGGTGCCGGAGCACGTGCAGGCCACGCCGTTCCTCGCCCGCGACGGCGGGTTCCTGGTGCAGAACGAGTACGCCTTCGGCGGGCGGGACCGGATGGACGTGCAGGAGGACACCTGCCGGACCGTGCGCGACGCGCGGTACCGCTACATCCGCAACCTGCACCCCGACCGCTCGGGCATGCAGCACTGCGAGTACCCCGACCACCTGGCCACCTGGGCCGAGCTCCGGCGGCTGCACTCCCTGGAGGGCAACCAGCTCGCCGCCGGGCAGGTGCGCGACGTGCTCACCCCGCTGCAGCGTTCGGTGGTGGCCGCCAGCAAGCCCGCCGAGGAGCTGTACGACCTGCAGGCGGACCCGCACGAGACGACCGATCTGGCCACCGACCCGGCCCACGCCGCGGTGCTCGACCGGCTGCGGGGCGCGCTGGACCGGTGGCTGGAGGAGTACGGGGACCTGGGCCAGCTGCCCGAGGACGAGCTGCTCGAGCAGTGGCGGCCGGGCGGGCGGGCGCGCTCGACCGATGCGCCGCGGGTGGCGATCGAGGACGGGCGGCTGGTCGCGGCCTGCAGCACGCCCGGCGCATCCATCGGCTGGACCACCGACCCGGTGGGGGAGACGGTCCCCGCGGGCTTCCTCGCCGGCGCCATCGGCGCGCCGGAGCAGGACGGCCGGTACTGGCGGCTGTACAGCGGCCCGGTGGAGCTGCCGGCGGTCGAGCGCGTCTGGGTGCGCGCCTGGCGGCTCGGGCACGCGCCCAGCGACGCCGTCGCCGTCGCTGTCGCTGTCGACTGA
- a CDS encoding ABC transporter substrate-binding protein, giving the protein MRKSTTPRRRQAGVAAVALASLLAAGCSSAVNQAEEATASGGSGECQQGGTLVAAASSAPETTRVLTQSATNLLWARAVFEPLINVRTSALDDPEPALATEWDIADDGLSAVLQLREGVTFHSGRAFTADDVVFTLQKAQEPATVSDVKSVLANWTVEATGEHEVTITSTTPLTDTLASTLALTPIVDSETYEGLADGSSIVGTGPYQVDSYTPGAGMTLTPFADYWAEDGPYLDQIEITVIPDSTAQVSAARSGRTQISYGLTVQDALSITEGSDQFELFDTVFGTYPIVLDGVEDQTVRQAIGYAIDRDRINEQVFGGLGTTEGLYWAPGTATYPEDLANAYEYDPDQARQLIEEAGAAGMEVPITIINLPAIAAEYEIIANNLTEVGLRPTLDALAPPDYQQRLASGAGGTFLSLRGINGSPAFLLQTNADLRLEGAHRQFNTPEYEELAQAVIQATSEDESVAAVAELTEYMNDQAFLHPMVSAPGVSVQSADVQGVEVPIGGWLPTRTCFTE; this is encoded by the coding sequence ATGCGGAAGTCCACCACCCCCCGTCGTCGCCAGGCGGGAGTCGCCGCTGTCGCGCTGGCGTCGTTGCTCGCCGCCGGCTGCAGCTCGGCCGTGAACCAGGCCGAGGAGGCCACCGCCTCGGGGGGGAGCGGGGAGTGCCAGCAGGGCGGCACGCTCGTGGCCGCCGCCAGCTCGGCTCCGGAGACCACCCGCGTGCTCACCCAGTCCGCGACCAACCTGCTGTGGGCGCGCGCCGTCTTCGAGCCGCTGATCAACGTGCGGACCAGTGCCCTGGACGACCCGGAGCCGGCGCTGGCGACCGAGTGGGACATCGCCGACGACGGCCTGTCCGCAGTCCTGCAGCTGCGTGAGGGCGTCACCTTCCACAGCGGCCGTGCGTTCACCGCCGACGACGTCGTCTTCACCCTCCAGAAGGCGCAGGAGCCGGCGACCGTCTCCGACGTCAAGTCCGTCCTGGCCAACTGGACGGTGGAGGCCACCGGCGAGCACGAGGTGACCATCACCTCGACCACCCCGCTGACCGACACGCTGGCCAGCACCCTGGCCCTGACGCCCATCGTCGACTCCGAGACCTACGAGGGCCTCGCCGACGGCTCCTCGATCGTCGGGACGGGCCCCTACCAGGTCGACAGCTACACGCCCGGTGCCGGCATGACGCTGACGCCCTTCGCCGACTACTGGGCCGAGGACGGCCCCTACCTGGACCAGATCGAGATCACCGTCATCCCCGACTCGACCGCCCAGGTCTCGGCGGCGCGCTCCGGCCGCACGCAGATCTCCTACGGGCTCACCGTGCAGGACGCCCTCTCGATCACCGAGGGCAGCGACCAGTTCGAGCTCTTCGACACGGTCTTCGGCACGTACCCGATCGTCCTGGACGGCGTCGAGGACCAGACGGTGCGCCAGGCCATCGGGTACGCGATCGACCGGGACCGGATCAACGAGCAGGTCTTCGGCGGCCTGGGCACGACCGAGGGCCTGTACTGGGCGCCGGGGACGGCGACCTACCCCGAGGACCTGGCCAACGCCTACGAGTACGACCCCGACCAGGCGCGGCAGCTGATCGAGGAGGCGGGCGCCGCCGGGATGGAGGTGCCGATCACCATCATCAACCTCCCGGCCATCGCCGCGGAGTACGAGATCATCGCCAACAACCTCACCGAGGTCGGTCTCCGGCCGACGCTGGACGCCCTGGCGCCGCCGGACTACCAGCAGCGGCTGGCCAGCGGCGCGGGCGGCACCTTCCTGTCGCTGCGTGGCATCAACGGCTCGCCGGCCTTCCTGCTGCAGACCAACGCCGACCTCCGGCTCGAAGGTGCCCACCGCCAGTTCAACACCCCCGAGTACGAGGAGCTGGCGCAGGCGGTCATCCAGGCCACCAGCGAGGACGAGAGCGTCGCGGCGGTCGCGGAGCTGACCGAGTACATGAACGACCAGGCGTTCCTGCACCCGATGGTGTCGGCGCCGGGTGTCTCCGTGCAGTCCGCCGACGTGCAGGGCGTGGAGGTCCCGATCGGTGGCTGGCTCCCGACGCGGACCTGCTTCACCGAGTGA
- a CDS encoding YidH family protein produces the protein MPDRSVVGQRADRRFPRRLYATGEEPDPRFSLANERTFLAWMRTSLALLAAGVALEALDLPIAEGVRLASALVFIVLGLLAPVQAWLGWVATERAMRQSRPLPSPRLGLLTAVGVTVAGLLVLIGLVLR, from the coding sequence ATGCCTGATCGGAGCGTGGTGGGGCAGCGAGCCGACCGGCGCTTCCCTCGTCGGCTCTACGCGACGGGCGAGGAGCCCGATCCCCGGTTCAGCCTGGCCAACGAGCGCACCTTCCTGGCCTGGATGCGCACCTCGCTCGCGCTGCTGGCCGCCGGGGTGGCGCTGGAGGCGCTCGACCTGCCCATCGCGGAGGGCGTCCGGCTGGCCAGCGCGCTGGTGTTCATCGTGCTGGGCCTGCTGGCGCCCGTGCAGGCGTGGCTCGGCTGGGTGGCGACCGAGCGGGCGATGCGGCAGTCCCGGCCCCTCCCGTCGCCCCGGCTGGGGCTGCTCACCGCCGTCGGGGTGACGGTGGCGGGGCTGCTCGTGCTGATCGGGCTCGTCCTGCGGTGA
- a CDS encoding DUF202 domain-containing protein, whose amino-acid sequence MSPPSGRVFDTGLQAERTALAWRRTALAMAVGAVGAGRLAVPVLGVLALLAAVVGLAQAALVAVAARRRYRVVHESLTTRGDLTGVRQAGVPIAALACSGVLIGVLALAFVVGS is encoded by the coding sequence GTGAGCCCGCCGTCCGGCCGGGTGTTCGACACCGGCCTGCAGGCGGAGCGCACCGCGCTGGCCTGGCGGCGCACCGCGCTGGCCATGGCGGTCGGCGCGGTCGGCGCCGGCCGGCTGGCCGTGCCGGTGCTCGGCGTCCTCGCGCTGCTCGCCGCCGTGGTGGGGCTGGCTCAGGCGGCGCTCGTCGCCGTGGCGGCCCGCCGGCGCTACCGGGTCGTGCACGAGTCGCTCACCACCCGGGGCGACCTCACCGGGGTGCGCCAGGCGGGCGTGCCCATCGCCGCGCTCGCCTGCTCCGGCGTGCTGATCGGCGTCCTCGCGCTCGCCTTCGTCGTCGGCAGCTGA
- a CDS encoding TetR/AcrR family transcriptional regulator: MAERIEGLRLPRTQRRQQILAAAAQAFAETGFHGTSLADVATRVGVSQPGLLHHYPNKQALILAVLEERDDEDSRYLDETFRDGDPTVVEWLMALCELNARRPELVRLYTVTAAESLDPAHPAHEFFQHRYQRIRRIMAERIAADQRKGRVDRALDPEHVATEVMAVMDGLQLQWLMRPPVDMCARFRAYLERWSAGGEDAAPAGGRRLSADA, translated from the coding sequence GTGGCTGAACGCATCGAGGGGCTTCGCCTGCCGCGGACGCAGCGCCGTCAGCAGATCCTGGCCGCGGCCGCCCAGGCCTTCGCCGAGACCGGCTTCCACGGCACGAGCCTGGCCGACGTCGCAACCCGGGTCGGGGTCTCCCAGCCCGGGCTGCTGCACCACTACCCGAACAAGCAGGCGCTGATCCTCGCCGTGCTCGAGGAGCGCGACGACGAGGACAGTCGCTACCTCGACGAGACCTTCCGCGACGGCGATCCGACGGTGGTCGAGTGGCTCATGGCGCTGTGCGAGCTCAACGCGCGCCGGCCCGAGCTGGTCCGGCTGTACACCGTGACGGCTGCCGAGAGCCTCGACCCGGCACACCCGGCGCACGAGTTCTTCCAGCACCGGTACCAGCGCATCCGGCGCATCATGGCGGAGCGGATCGCGGCCGACCAGCGGAAGGGCCGGGTCGACCGCGCGCTCGACCCGGAGCACGTGGCCACCGAGGTGATGGCGGTGATGGACGGCCTGCAGCTGCAGTGGCTCATGCGTCCGCCGGTCGACATGTGCGCCCGCTTCCGCGCATACCTGGAGCGGTGGTCGGCAGGTGGCGAGGACGCGGCGCCGGCAGGTGGGCGGAGGCTGTCGGCGGATGCCTGA